Part of the Streptomyces europaeiscabiei genome is shown below.
ACGTCAGAGCAACGGACCCCGCCCGCTTCGAGCGGACGGGGTCCAGCCGTACTCCGGCCGTACGTCACACCAACGACACGGACACCGCGTTGTAAGGGGTGTTCTCGTCCCGGTCCGGGGTGGTGAAGCGGGAGTTGGGCAGGTAGAGACGACCCTTGTACGCGGCGGCCGTGGTGGGCAGGTCGAAGCGGTCGTCCCTGATCACCCCGATCGCGGTGCCCCGCGATCCCGACCGGTTGAGCCGGATCACGTCCACCTGGTTGGAGTTCGGCTGGACGACGTAGAGCGTGCGGCCGACGAGCACCAGCCCGTCGCCGCTGGGCAGCACCGTGTCGCCCAGGTCCACCTTGCGGGCCACGCCGGTGCGGGGGTTGACGCGCATCAGTGATCCGCCGTCCGCGGCCGCGTTGGTGACGAGCAGGGCGCTGCCGTCGGGCGTGAGCGAGATGCCGTTGGACGTGAAACCGGACTGCACCCAGTCACCGCTCAGCGTGAGGCTCTCCGGGGCGCTGATGCGGCCCTGCCTGCCCAGGGGCAGCTTGAACAGCCGCGCGCTGAACGACTCGGTGAACCAGGCGGCGTCGCGGGTGAGCAGGACGTCGTTGACGAAACTGTTCTCTCCGGCGACCACGTGGTTGGCGAGCAGCGCACCACTGCGGGCGTCGACGACCCGCAGTTCACCACTGCTGC
Proteins encoded:
- a CDS encoding NHL repeat-containing protein, whose protein sequence is MTSSLARRQLLGAGIALGATALIGGTAQAAPGTAGSWPGEFSLPNGWGPEGVAIGSGPYAYFGSIATGGVYRVNLANGKGKVVHRGLGRMTVGLKVDSWGRLFLAGGSSGELRVVDARSGALLANHVVAGENSFVNDVLLTRDAAWFTESFSARLFKLPLGRQGRISAPESLTLSGDWVQSGFTSNGISLTPDGSALLVTNAAADGGSLMRVNPRTGVARKVDLGDTVLPSGDGLVLVGRTLYVVQPNSNQVDVIRLNRSGSRGTAIGVIRDDRFDLPTTAAAYKGRLYLPNSRFTTPDRDENTPYNAVSVSLV